TTGAAATTGAAAAAATTCATAGTAACTTAAAAATTAAAAAATAATAAATCATACTCCAGAAGAGTGCGGATAGAATGAAGAAAAAAGGTTTAACCGTTCCGGGGAGTTTCGGATTCTTCGCAGCGGGTGGGAAGTCCAAATTTCTCGGAACCATGGAAGTGAGTTTCCACTCTTTATTTAAAGTATTGAAAGGGAGGTCTGTTTTTTGAGAAGATTGGATTTCTTTTAACCAAATTTTCCATGCCGATGCAACGGATATAAGATCAGGGTTTTGTTCCTGAATGGATTTTTCGAAAGCCACAAGAATTTTCGCAATTTCAAATTCATTGTTTATTCCCAGAGCGAGCAAGTAGGTCCTTGCATTGGTCGCTAGAAATCTTTTCAACGAATTATCTGGAGAGTCCGTCTTCATATATCCATGTCTCACTAATGGTCTGATCGTCTTTTTCCAAATGGACTTTCCATTCCAAGGGAGATTCGAAACTTGCTTCCTCTTTCGGGTATTGGATCACCAATCTCCATTGGCTCATCTCTGAGATTTTTTCAATCGTATAATGTATATCCGGATTTATCTTTCGGTTTGTTTGGATGATTGGCTTCGGCGGATTGTTCCTATCTAATTTTTTTATGTCGTCACCGGTGAAATACAAAGTGAGGGTTGTTACATTCGGGAATAAAGGATCTTGTCCGCGAAATACTGCGGAAACTTTTGCTAACGTATGTTCTTCGGGGGAACGTTCGTTTAGAAAAAGGGAATAGTTGATGGAAAAAGGTTCGAGGGGTTGCGGATGCGTTTCCGGCTCCCAAAATGCTCCCATATTATCATCCGAATCCAATTGAGTTGCAATCTCTAATAAATGTAAGTTGCCCTTTCCCCAATCATTTTCAGGAACGATCCAAGCGCTCGGCCTGAGATGATATTTCATCTTATCATCTTGATAACTTTTGAATTTCCGATCTCTTTGAATGAGTCCGTAACCTTTGAATGAATTTGCGGGTATTTTGGTGATAGTGGTTTTTTTGGGATTGATCAGCGGTCTCCATTCCCAAACATCCTTTTCGGTTAATAAAAGTAAACCGTCCGAATCATGTACTTCGGGATGAATGTTCTGATTGATGGGAATATCCGTTTCTCCGTATAGAAACATAGAAGTAAGAGGAGCAAAGCCCAATCGTTTGACTTTCTTTCTAAGATAAATTTTCGATCTTACTTTGACTTCGCTGATTTTTCCCGGCAGGAAGGTAAGATGATAAGATCCGACCGCACTTTCACTATTGAGGAGCGCGAAAATCTCAATGGTTTGATCGAACTTTTCAGGTCTTTTGATATAAAATTCTTCGAAGATGGGAAATTCCTCTTTTTCAGGAAGTCCCGTATTGATGGCAAGTCCTCTTGCGGATAATCCGTATACCTGGCCTTCCGATATAACCCGGAAATAGCTTGCTCCTTGGAATACGGCAAATTCCTCCAAGCTATTACTGTTGTTAAGCGGGAAGTGGATTCTAAAACCGGTATAGAGTAATCCTTTGGAAAGACTCGCAAAATGATCCGGTAATTTCAGATTTCCGAAGTCGAAACGGGAAGCATCGTATTTGATTTCTGAAGGTTCATTGTCCACTAATTCGTAGATATGAAC
This is a stretch of genomic DNA from Leptospira kobayashii. It encodes these proteins:
- a CDS encoding glucan biosynthesis protein: MKKLNFFFALIAIVLAGFSFLKNEDSVSLHSLTDIFSNENQPFGLDHLDRKAKKLLKKDYVRPTLVKVPSLDGINYEDYRQIAYKPEIAIWKNLGLPFQLQFFHPGHIYSTGVHIYELVDNEPSEIKYDASRFDFGNLKLPDHFASLSKGLLYTGFRIHFPLNNSNSLEEFAVFQGASYFRVISEGQVYGLSARGLAINTGLPEKEEFPIFEEFYIKRPEKFDQTIEIFALLNSESAVGSYHLTFLPGKISEVKVRSKIYLRKKVKRLGFAPLTSMFLYGETDIPINQNIHPEVHDSDGLLLLTEKDVWEWRPLINPKKTTITKIPANSFKGYGLIQRDRKFKSYQDDKMKYHLRPSAWIVPENDWGKGNLHLLEIATQLDSDDNMGAFWEPETHPQPLEPFSINYSLFLNERSPEEHTLAKVSAVFRGQDPLFPNVTTLTLYFTGDDIKKLDRNNPPKPIIQTNRKINPDIHYTIEKISEMSQWRLVIQYPKEEASFESPLEWKVHLEKDDQTISETWIYEDGLSR